CGGTGCCCTCCCGCGCACCTGAAACAGGGACGAACTTTGTTCTCTTGAGAACTGGGCTGGAGCAGAAGGCGGGGAATCGGGTATCTCTGCTCGAGTGTAGCCGGAGCAGCATTAAAGACACGGGCTGTTGGAGGACGCCTCCTAGGAAGAGAGAGGGTGTGCCCTCTAGAAAGCCTCTTCCTGCAGGGTGAGTGGGTGTTAGGCACAATGCGCAGATGTGGCGGCGTGGAGCGGGCCTGGGAAACCTAAGAGCAGCGAGAAAGCCCTGAAGCCGGATGCGCAGGTGGGCACTAAATGGAAGAGAGGAGGGTTTTCTGTCACTGCTTAACTTTGCTTAACTTGCTCGTTACTCTGCCCTAGTTGGACATCTCCATTCTTTTGTTCCTCCGCCAGTGAGGTAGGTGCAGAAAAAAGTaactttatgtgtttattttagactagtattttaaaatagaatttcttaAAGTAGAAATTGTTCAGCTTTACAGTTTCATTGATCAGAATGCAATATATTAAGCTACCTCTGTTTATGAAAGTCTTCAATGAAagtgtttcctcttctcttctgtgtGTATTACAGCTGAGATACGGATAAAGGCACCGAAATCAGTCATCTCCTTGGCTACTGGATCACCAAACCCCAACACATTCCCTTTTAAGACTGCTGTTATCACCATAAAAAATGGAAAGCCCATCCAATTTGATGAAGAGATGATGAAGAGAGCACTTCAGTATTCTCAAAGTGCTGGGTAGTTATCAAAAGATGACATAATTTTGTTGGTTCATTTTCACGAGCAGCATCCTAAGGCCCCCTGATAAAGTAATGTGTCATTTTTAACTGGGTATTCCACAGGTAGGAAGGTTTGGGGCAGcgttgtcaaagattaattaagaGCAACAGGTTTATTAAATGCTTCCTCCTCAGTGACTGCTTGACTTTAAATAATGGGGAGACTCAGAGAAGGCTTATCAAAGGAAATACCATTGGAGctgagactggaaaaaaaaattgagagagctaagggaagagaagcaggttaggaaaaagaggaaaaggacaaTCCAGGAAGCAGCAGTTCTGGGAGAAATTTTGTAATTATTGTGTTCCCTTAATAGTTGCAGACCCTTATGCAAAAATATTGCCCTCTGTTCAGatgtctttaatattttctaagattttatttatttgagagagagggagagacggagaaagaaaacaagtggggggaggggcagagggagagggagagccaactgcccactgagcagagcccaaccagggctagatcccaggaccccaggatcaggacctgagctgaaggcagatgcttaaccaactgagccacccgggtgtccccagatgtctttaatttcttaaaagcaAGCTGAAACACATGCTTTATGACTTTCCTTAGCTGATCTTCTTCCAATGATATAGGGTAATGTATGGAGTGCCTACAAattaaattatactttattaaaGTCTTCTTTGTTCTGTGAAAGAAAAGTATATTgaaatataatgcattatttatatatgaattatatgtaatatgtacaATAGGCCTTTCTTTCCATGATACAAAGATCTTGAGACTGAACTTCTAGGTAGCCTAGGGAAATTTTCCTAGAACAAAGAATAGATTATGCAGTGAGTACTCCAGTGTACAAGAAAGAGACGAGGCTTTGTAATAAGATAGATGTAGATTCATATCTCAGCTCATTTAATCGGAGCTGATTGACTTTACGTGAATTTCTTAATCTCTAAGTCTGTTGCCTTGTCTTTTAAATAGCGTTATTAATATTGGCAAAAAGCATTTGAGGATTTTTAAATTGAATGAATAAAGTTCCTGGCATAAAGCTACTATTTAATTCTTGACTataattattatgttttttaatacTATAAATTTGAAAGTACGTTTTATGCTTTAGAATCCCAGAGCTGTTGTCCTGGCTAAAACAGTTACAAGTAAAATTACATAATCCTCCCACCATCAATTATCCAACCAGTCAAGGACAGATGGACATATGCATAACAGCTGGCAGCCAAGATGGTCTTTGCAAGGTAAGACGGAAAGGAAAGGGAACCCCACATTAAGAatcaaatatattcataaatatagtCATTTCTCACCTAAACATAAGAGGGTCATGTTTAATGAGTTACTGGTAGTCTATCTTGTCTTTATGTAGAGTTTTAAGGGGAACTTAAAGACATTCACCAATCGGATTTTTCTTAAGTGTAGATCATGTGGTTAATGTCCCAGAACTATGAGTCATTAAAACAAGAGTCCCATTAAGGAAGTACTCAAGTCCTACCAGAAGCTTAATGAGCACTGCTTAATGTCATCTGGCTCAGAGATTCAGGTTACATTTTGATTTATGTAGTTACAAAGTTTcgctaggattttttttaaaaaaattttagaaggtgTATCCTGATACTCCTGAGAGGAAATGTTATTCCTTTGCCTGCCTGCTTAGTTCAACACCTGTGCTCACCACTGCTTACATCTGGTCTCCTCGGATGTGCTTTTGTAGATCTAGGTCTATGTCTGTCCCTGACTTCTCTCTAGATTAGTTCTCCTGTTATCGCCACActtctccccagcctccccagttccctttctctcccttattccatctgcctctctcctggGTTCCAGCAAGCCCACAGATGTATAACCACCCCCGGGGAGTTTTCACAAGAGACTGtatcagtggttctcagtctcttctgtttcttttttcttttccttttcatgaataATTAGTCCCAGTTAAAGATTCTCTATATTCAGTCTTCACAGCTAGACTAAAAAGGACTCTTATTTATGTTAAACCAGagtagctttgtttttctttttaggaaaatgtaaaagCTGCAATCTAGTTAGCTTtagtgaattttaaattatttttacagaaTAATGTGTTGAAGtaataagaatataatttttcctccctctttttgtATTTAATTGGGGAAAAAGGGGGAATTAGCTACTGTTTGAGTGTTTGCTTGACGACAAACATCTGTGATTCTATAGATTAAtacaaaaaaaagttctttttaattaaattattttttaagaagtataCTATGAACTTTTCTCTCAGAACGATGCTCAAGATGATTTTTTCATTATCTGTTGCAACATCAGTCATAACACAAAGGAAGATAGCATAGATGGCCAGAAACACCAATAATTCATTTACTTATAGACGTGCTTATTACAGAGGACTTCAAGGGAATCTGGTCTACTCTTCCTTCCACTTTGTTCTCTAAGATAGATGTTACGTTAGGCACCTGTGTCTCTGTCTACCTCTATTAAACAGTGCTACCAGATAATAAACAGTCCTTCTTTCCATTTAGAATATTTGACATTTTCATGTTCCCCAATTGACATGGAAAATATATGTGATTAGATTTTCATTTGATATACTGACAATACACATGCCACCCAAGTAATTTGTTTGGTCCTAGGATGTCCTCTAAAGCCTGAGTCACTTAGAAACGTTTCGGAGGAGGATGCTGTTTGTCATAAAATGCCAAAAGCTCATAAGAAAAAGGTGAAGGGAACTTTATAGACCAAATTGGAAACAAAAGCCAGAATGTCTTTCTCAGTTGACGCCCATACTGTTGTCATGAGATGCAGGTTGTTAAAATGATAGGAAGGAGAGGTTTGAACTGAAGATTGTGACACaccacaaggaaagaaaagatgatgCCATCAATTATGTAAGATTTCATTATAGTGCCCCCCCTTTTGATTTAGGAGAGAAGTATCTATTGTCTAGATCATATTTTCTGCAAAATCTCTTAAGATTTGTGGAGCCTGTCTTATCTAACCTCTAAATATGCTTTCACATTGTTGATCTTACCATCCTTTCTGAAAcactcttctctgcttctcccaatACCTCATTGGCCCAGTTTGCCCTGCCTTTGCAgtgtcctcctcctctgcacaTCCATCATTTATCAGAGTTCCTCAAGGCTCCATCCTCAGAACTCTTCTCCCCTGAACCCATGAACTCTCCCTGGGTGTCTCCATTCACACCCATGTGCTTGATCCTATGCTAGTAACTTCCAAGCTCCTTCCAAATCCATGTGTCCCATCTGTCTACCTGGTGCCATGACAGAATGTTTTAAAGGCATTTCAAACCAAAACACCCTCCTCaccttgtccctctctctgaGAGTTTGTGGTTCTGTTTTTCAGTAAACAGCACACTCCCTCCATCTGTCTAGCTCTGTGGCCAGAAGTCTAGGAGTCATTCTTCGTGCCTCCTCTTCGTCACTCCCCTATAATCCGTAATTGTGTTCTGTTGGTTTGGATTTCCTAAGTATTTCTCAGTTCTCCTCTCCAGTTCCATCATCACTGTCTGTCAGGCTGTATACCCATATCTCTCCCCAAAATTGCAGCAGAAGGGTCCCAGATAATCCTCAGGCTTCCCTAGACTTTACACATACATTCCCACTCACCTTTCATTCTCTCATAATGAAGCCAGAATGAGCTTCCCAACATGAATATCTGATAATCTGATTCCCCCTTCCCAGCCTCTACCTGATATTCTTACTCGCCTCAGGCAGCTTAAACGTCTACCTGGTGTTTCTCTGCTACTTCTGTCTGATCTCACTCTACCCTCCTCTTTACATTTCCTCTTCAAGCCACTGAATTCTATCAGTTTCTCAAAATGTACCTATTGTGATCCTCTATACCAACTCATCACTTCTCAAGGAAGCCTTCCCGGATCCCCCGAAGTCCCCAAATGCCCAACCCCTCCTACAATGAGCCCTTAAAACCTCTGCATCTATACTTAACAGCACttgtcattgtttttaaatatacactTAATTGAGTAATTATTTGGTTAGTGTCTAGCTTTCCCATTGGACGAGTAGCTCCATGAGGATAAGAAACATATTGCTAAGCTCATCATTTTGTCTCCATACCATACACAGGCTTGACTTACAGTAAATATTCAATGCATtttcaaagaaggaataaaagaaatatatgaattttacGAGCCAAACCAGTTATCTTACCCTAGAACAGAGTTTGAGAAACTGTGGCTTGAGAGCCAAATCCAACCCTCACCTGACTTTATAAATAGAGATTTATGGGAACTCAGCCACACCTATTGGTTTGTATATTGTCTTTGGCAGCCTTCTCACTCTAGAGGCAGAGATAAATAGTTGCAATGGAGATACTATGGCCCACAGAATATGTACCACCTGGTACTTCACTGAAAATTTGCCAATTCCTACTGTAGAATCCTAGAATCCTCAAACTGAATAGGGGATCTAAGAATGGAAACAATACTATCCAAACTAACCTATGCTTCTTTTGTTAGGTGTTTGAAATGATCATTAATCCTGGAGATAATGTCCTCCTAAATGAACCTGTTTATTCAGGAACACTTCAAGCTGTGAgtacacatttttataaaatgcagctctcttttaataaataaaacattacacctttaaaattctctgtctatggaaaaataaaatggtgtcTTCCATCTGTAAATAGAAGAATCTTAAATGATGTTTgcaaaatatgttaaatataccCTTTgctttatacatttctttttataaaatctaaAAGTGTAGGTGCTGAAATTAAGCTGTGCGAAATCACATCCAGCTTTCTTAATATTTCATGTGACATGCAACTTCATTTACAAAAAACttaactttttctttacttttgttaCCATACGTCTAAGTATAGtcatgttatatgtcaatttaatATAATTGTAAGCCAATATGGTGTAACTAGGACTTTCCACTCCAGTGTTAAATTAATGGGACTATAATGTCCAGAAGGAGGAAGCTGGTCATCCAGCTTTGCTATGCCCTAGTGAACACAACACTGACAAGTAGGATCTTCTGGGGCACAGTACTTTAGGGTAGCCATGGACTGATTTGTGCAGGTCCTTAGGTTCATAGGCCTGGAACCAAAGGGTGGGAACTACAGGGAAGCTATTTCAACTCAATAGAAGAACTTCCTAGCCATGAGCCTTTACCTGACTCCTGACTCCCTAAGGAAGGAAAGCACTACCCATCACTTCAGGTGCCCAGAGTTACTCTCAGTTGTCATCTAACACCTAGCTTAAAGTAGGggggtagggcgcctgggtagctcagtgggttaagcctctgcctttggctcaggtcatgatcccagggtcctgggatcgagttccgcatcgggctctctgctcagcagggagcctgcttccctctctctctgcctgcctccctgtctacttgtgatgtctctctgtcaaataaataaataaaatctttaaaaaaaaatagggcagtGAATGAGGTGATCCTTTATGTTCTGCTGATTCTAACTTCacagattctcttttttttgttaagtttaatattatctttttttaaatttttaatttatttatttttatcttattattatttttttaatttattttttatttattttcagcataacagtattcattatttttgcaccacacccagtgctccatgcaatccatgccctctataatacccaccacctggtaccccaacctcccaccccccgccctttcaaaaccctcagattgtttttcagagtccatagtctctcatggttcacctcctcttccaatttcccccaactcccttctcctaactccccttgtcctccgtgctatttgttatgctccacaaataagtgaaaccatatgataattgactctctctgcttgacttatttcactcagcataatctcttccagtcccgtccatgttgctacaaaagttaggtattcatcctttctgatggaggcataatactccatagtgtatatggaccacatcttccttatccattcgtccattgaaggacatcttggttctttccacagtttggcaaccgtggctattgctgctataaacattggggtagagatggcccttcttttcactacctctgtatctttgaggtaaatatccagtagtacaattgcagggtcatagggaagctctatttttaatttcttgaggaatctctacactgttctccaaagaggctgcaccaacttgtgttcccaccaacagtgtaagagggttctcctttctccacatcccctccaacacaagttatttcctatcttgctaattttggccattctaactggtgtaaggtgatacctcaatgtggttttaatttgaatctccctgatggctactgatgatgaacattttttcatgtgtctgatagccatttgtatgtcttcattggagaagtgttgttcatatcttctgcccattttttgatatgattgtctgtttagtgtgtgttgagtttgaggagttctttatagatcctggagatcaaccttttgtctgtactgtcatttgcaaatatcttctcccattccgtggattgcctctttgttttgttgactgtttcctttgctgtgcagaagcttttgattttgatgaagtcccaaaagtttatttttgcttttgtttcctttgcctttggagacatatcttgaaagaagttgctgtagctgatatcgaagagattactgcctatgttctcttctaggattctgatggattcctgtctcaagttgaggtcttttatccattttgagtttatctttgtgtacggtgtaagagaatggtcgagtttcattcttctatatatagctgtccagttttcccagcaccatttattgaagagactgtcttttttccactgtgtattttttcctgttttgtcaaagattgtttacccatagagttgagggtccatatctgggctctctactctgttccactgttctacttcacccccaaactactagaactcatacagcaattcagcaacatggcaagatacaaagtcaatgtacagaaatcactggctttcttatacactaacaatgaaaatacagaaaggaaaattagagaatcgattccatttactatagcaccaagaaccataagatacctgggaataaacctaaccaaagaggtaaaggatctgtattcaaggaactacagaacactcatgaaagaaattgaagaagacacaaaaagatggaagaccattccatgctcttggatcggaagaataaacattgttaaaatgtctgtactgcctagagcaatctatacttttaatgccattccgatcaaaattccaccggcattcttcaaagagctggagcaaataatcctaaaatttgtatggaatcagaagagaccccgaatcgctaaggaaatgttgaaaaacaaaaataaaatggggggcatcatgctgcctgatttcaagctttactacaaagctgtgatcaccaagacagcatggtactggcataagttTAATATTATCTTAAACAATTAATATAGAAAGCTATTAGCTAGTCTTAATGAAAGGCAGATTTTCTCAAAACTCCTAAGTAGAGATGAAATTGATACTATAAAAATGCTTTTCCAAGtgaacaatccaaaaaggaaattaagaaagcaattccatttataataacagccaaaagaataaaatatctgagATTAAATCTAAGAAAGGAGGTAAAAGAGTTGtacattaaaaactataaaacactgatcaaagaaattgaagaagacccaaAAAAATTGGAATACTTAATATTGTTTAGATATCAATACTACCAAAGCAAACTATAGATTCAaaacaatccctatcaaattccAGTAgacttttttgcagaaatagaaaagccTGTTGTCAAATTCATATGGGACTGGAAGGaatccaaatagccaaaacaatcttgaaaaagaacaacaaagttggaggactcccacttcctaatttcaaagcCAGCTTCAAAGctatactaatcaaaacagtgtggtaatGGTACaaggatagacatatagaccagggcaatagaattgagagtccagaaataaacccacacatccATGGTCATTTTATTTCGACAAGGGTACCAGAACTATTCAATACAGAAAAAGTAATCTCCTCAACATAAGGTTCTGGGACAACTGGattttcacatgcaaaagaaagaaattaggccCTTGGACCATATAAAagtttaactcaaaatggatcaaagacctgaatataagagctaaaactataaaagcttagaggaaaacataaaggCAAATCTTCCTGACCTTGGATATGGCACTAATTCTGAGATATGGCACCAAAAACACaggcaaaaagaacaaaaaatagatatattggacttcatcaaaaattaaaaacttgtgtgCCCTGAAGGACAttatgaagaaagtgaaaagacatcctacagaatgggagagaatacttgcaagtcatatatctggtaaggatttaatatccagaatatataaagaccttctacaactcaataacaataacaacaataaaagaaCCTTTTAAATATGGACAAAAGTCTTGaatagacatgtctccagagaagatatTCAGGTTGCCAGTGAGcacagaaaagatgctcaacatcatcattagtcattagagaaatgcaaatcaaaaacacagtgagatactGCCTTAAATCTACTAGTATAGCTACTTCTTTTATGTAACATAACAAGTGTTACTGAATCTGGtgttgctggtggaaatgtaaagtgGTACATCCACAGTAGAAAAACAGTTTgtcagttcctcaaaatattaaacttAGAATTACCATCTGACTCACTAGTTCAACTCCCAAGTATATACCCAAAAAGAATTGAGAACTGGAGCTCAAACAGATAATTCTACACAAATGTCCATTgctgcattattcataatagccaaaaggtaggaGCAACTCAAATGTACATCAACAGGtgagtgaataaacaaactgtggcatatacatatgatggaatattattcggccatgaaaaggaacaaagtctTAACACACActtcaacatggatgaactttgaaaacattacacCAACTGAAAGCAGCCAGACACAATACAACAAATACTGTATTACTCCATGTATTTGTTTCTTATATCTAAAATAGGCAGAGTCACAGAGACAGTAAGTTAGAGGTTACTGGGGCCCAGAGacagggggaaatggggagttactgCTTAACGGGTTTCTGTTTGGTGAAGAGAAGTTTCGGAAGTCAGTAGTGCACTGATGCACATATTGTGAATGTGATTAATGCcatgaactgtacacttaaaaatgtcaaaatttgaagggcgcctgggtggctcagttgataaagcgtctgcctttggtcatgatcctgggatcctgggatcaagccctgtgtggggcttcctgctcagcactcagcagggagtctgcttctcccgccctctctccccccaacccatgctctctcttgctctctctcaagtaaagtcttttaagaagaaagcaaaatttatGTCATATCTGtttgccacaataaaaaactAAAGTAAAATAATTGCTTCTTCTTAATGATTGGATACTAATTTCAATCTGATACTAACTACTTTACTAAACTCTTTATGTAATGCCTGTGAATCTGAAACCAGTGTCTGTGTGATCTGCATCACGCATGCACGCACAGACGTTTCCAAATACCCAGACAGAAACTGTGTGCCAGGCTATGAGGAGATTTGCTAGTAAGGAACATGTGTTTATTTCATGGCCCAATATTACTTTCTTTAATCATGGTAGATGTGTTTCCTCAGCCTAAGAACTTTTACCTTTGTCATAAAGTTGTATGGATTATTCCCACTTAGTACATATTTCCACATTTGACTGCTAAAAGAGTGTCTGCTTACCtctgaaaatttttcttctgagaaCCTCACTCAAATTATTGTTATTTCtaaagttccattttttttttctttatgttcatCCAAGAATAAGATTCCacaagatttttataaaattatgtctGTAAGCAAGGCCACTCTTTGTGATTTCAGGCTTAGCCTTTGGCAAATACAAAATACTTCCATACATCTTGGGAAGCTGCTGCCCTGTTCCCCTCTGTGCCCATCACCACCCTGGCTTCCCTGGCCCCACTCCTAAGACCACCCAGAACTTCCCATGATATGGAATTAATGCAGGGGCCCTCAGGACTCTTTTCCAGTCAGGTACTGTTTCTGATGTTCCTGTGCACacctgttaaatattttgaagatcaCCTCTGCTTGTAACTATTTTAGGTTTTAACATAAAAGATGCTTTCTATGTTTAAcattgtccaaaaaaaaaattgttaatacaCATCTCTTTTGGAACCAGTTCTGATCATAATTCTAATAATAATTCAGTCAGAGGCTAGGTTATACactgtaacaaaccaccccagtCTCCATGGCTTATGGCTAGAAAGTTTATTTCTCCCACATTCTACATATCGACCAAAAGGCAGCTGCTGCTCTCTTCCACGTCATCTCCATACCAAGCCCCAGACTGATAGAAGCAACCTCTGTCTGGAGCATTGCCAGTCTTCgagcaaagggaaaagggaacAGAGAACCAAAACCTGgattttaaaacttctgcttGGATGAAACACACATCCCTTCGGCTTACAATTTACTGGCCAAAGCGAGACATATGGCCAATCCTGACATATGAGCAAGGAAGTATGGGAACTGACGGGGGATATTTTTGAACAATAATGGAATCTACCCCAGGACAACAATGAAATGAGACTATACCACCTCAAGCCTTTGAGTGTACAGATGAGTGCAGGTTTATATATTAAAGGGTATAAATGGTAACATGCTTGGTTAGTAGAAAAACCAGTGACACATTCTGAAATCATGTCTGAATcttggtcttttctttttatttgtgctCAACAGCTGAAGCCACTGGGCTGCAATATCATTAATGTTGCCAGTGATGAATATGGGATGATTCCGGACTCCCTCAAAGAAGTCCTTTCCAAATGGAAACCAGAGGATTCAAAGAACCCTAAAAAAAACACCCCCAAATGTCTTTACACTGTCCCAAATGGCAACAACCCTACTGGAAACTCATTAACAAGTAACCGCAAGAAGGAAATCTATgaggtattttaaaagaatacattctGTGGGTATGTCCTTGTTTATTTTTGACCTTTGAGAAGAGTACTGtgcaagttctattttttattttttattattacaaggaagataatttttaatataaaaagaagtCATCTATGCCCGAGGGTCCTAATAAATTGGAACACAAGAAATTACTCCATCCTTGGTTaactgtgagatttttttttcccttaattgatattttcataaaaaagaaatggcatttttGACCTACTGTTAAATTTTATGAGTTTATGTAATCAAAGCCCAAgtttgattttcattattttatttttatgttttcatcctctctcttctctttcctaatCCTTAGCATTTTAGGTTacaaagaaattctttaaaaataagaggcATGTTCTTTTGTCAAATCTCTTTTAGGTATGTGACTATGATGTCTAACTTTTcatagcaaacatttttttttaaatatcaaacacATACCTAACAGtacaaaaatctttgaaaaataagagaaatgtgCCTTTAGTAAATTCTCTTTTATGTACCTTACTGTGCTCCCTAGACTTTTGCTACTAATAGCTTTTTAATAGAAGTACCAAAGACATATTAAACTATATAGAATGTGCAGTAGAATCATAAAGGAAGATTTCAAATAGCTTCTTCCACtcatttttgtgtgtctgtgtgtgtcaaagTGTTGTCTTATCTTTCACATACTCCAGAGTTCTGTCCTGTGTTCTCCTCTTATTTACATACTATCCCCAGATAGTCTCATCCGTTTCTGTGGCTATAAATTCCATTCTAAATAATAGGAATGCCTTTCCCCTGAATTCCAGGCTTCTGTATCCAACTTCTCCATCCAGCTTCTGTTTCCAATATCCACCATGAATGTCTAATAGACATTTCCAACCTACCAT
The DNA window shown above is from Neovison vison isolate M4711 chromosome 11, ASM_NN_V1, whole genome shotgun sequence and carries:
- the AADAT gene encoding kynurenine/alpha-aminoadipate aminotransferase, mitochondrial isoform X1 yields the protein MNYARFLTATSAARTPSAIRVAKLGWSRRRGIGYLCSSVAGAALKTRAVGGRLLGRERVCPLESLFLQAEIRIKAPKSVISLATGSPNPNTFPFKTAVITIKNGKPIQFDEEMMKRALQYSQSAGIPELLSWLKQLQVKLHNPPTINYPTSQGQMDICITAGSQDGLCKVFEMIINPGDNVLLNEPVYSGTLQALKPLGCNIINVASDEYGMIPDSLKEVLSKWKPEDSKNPKKNTPKCLYTVPNGNNPTGNSLTSNRKKEIYELARKYDFLIIEDDPYYFLQFSKPRAPTFLSMDIDGRVIRTDSFSKVLSSGLRIGFITGPKPLIERVVFHTQVSTMHPSTFTQLLISQLLHQWGEEGFLVHVERVADFYMNQKDAIVAAANKWLSGLAEWNVPTAGMFLWIKIKGISDVKQLIEEKAIKKEILMLPGNIFYVDSSAPSPYFRASFSSASPEEMDVAFQRLAQLIKESL